Proteins found in one Zea mays cultivar B73 chromosome 1, Zm-B73-REFERENCE-NAM-5.0, whole genome shotgun sequence genomic segment:
- the LOC100279354 gene encoding UDP-glycosyltransferase 85A5, whose translation MEIGQDVRREAVEEKIREMMGGEKGMEMQRLAGEWQQTSLRTTRLGRRSYANLDKLVADVLLSGGGKSSQEGFTSHTDTIQ comes from the coding sequence ATGGAGATCGGCCAGGACGTTCGGCGGGAGGCGGTGGAGGAGAAGATCCGAGAGATGATGGGTGGGGAGAAGGGAATggagatgcagcgcctcgcgggagAGTGGCAGCAGACTAGTCTCCGCACGACGCGGCTCGGACGGCGCTCATACGCCAACCTCGACAAGCTGGTCGCCGACGTGCTCCTCTCGGGTGGCGGCAAGAGTTCTCAGGAGGGTTTCACTTCGCACACCGACACCATCCAATGA
- the LOC103644115 gene encoding vegetative cell wall protein gp1 precursor, with translation MASAARFLVVVVVACALLASNNCHAARHLADTAAAPAAAGAVPGLPAVPTLPTVQPVPQVALPPMPAVPAVTVPQMTLPPMPAAPKVAVPLPPMPAIPSVLPKLTLPPMPAVVPSVVPKVALPPMPSVPTVNVPMPFAAPPPSA, from the coding sequence ATGGCTTCCGCTGCGCGCTTCCtggtggtcgtggtcgtggcgtGTGCACTCCTGGCGAGCAACAACTGCCACGCGGCGCGCCACTTGGCCGACACGGCCGCGGCTCCCGCTGCTGCTGGTGCCGTCCCTGGCCTCCCCGCCGTGCCGACCTTGCCAACGGTGCAGCCAGTGCCACAGGTGGCGCTGCCACCTATGCCGGCCGTGCCCGCGGTCACCGTGCCGCAGATGACGCTGCCGCCCATGCCAGCGGCTCCCAAGGTGGCCGTGCCGCTGCCGCCAATGCCCGCCATCCCATCCGTGCTGCCAAAGCTGACCCTGCCACCGATGCCCGCTGTCGTTCCATCCGTCGTCCCCAAGGTGGCCTTGCCGCCGATGCCGTCGGTCCCCACCGTCAACGTGCCCATGCCGTTCGCGGCACCGCCTCCGTCGGCATAG